A genomic window from Paraburkholderia phytofirmans OLGA172 includes:
- a CDS encoding lipocalin-like domain-containing protein, protein MATASAVAATPAFAAVTPAHPIVLPQDTGAHAAFRTEWWYATGWLTTPDNQPLGFQITFFRSATGHEPADPSAFAPSQLIIAHAALSDPALGHLTHDQRIGRQGFGLAYAKPDTTDVKLEAWKIIRARDGHYDVEVDAGNFALHLSLMPTQAPLLQGEHGYSRKGPRPEQASYYYSEPHLRVSGSVVRPVAAGSKSTGETAVTGAAWLDHEWSSTLLDTNAVGWDWLGANLTDGSALMAFKVRSRDGHAVWAHAALRNRDGQVTTFSRDQVDFIPLRTWRSPRTNTLYPVSMMVKTGALTWRLDPLMDDQELDSRQSTGAVYWEGAVRVSRDGADVGRAYLELTGYANAIRIGKE, encoded by the coding sequence ATGGCTACCGCCTCTGCGGTCGCCGCGACACCCGCTTTTGCAGCGGTCACGCCGGCGCATCCGATTGTGCTGCCGCAAGACACCGGCGCACACGCGGCTTTTCGCACCGAGTGGTGGTACGCAACAGGTTGGCTCACGACACCGGACAATCAGCCGCTCGGTTTCCAGATCACGTTCTTTCGCTCGGCGACCGGTCACGAGCCAGCGGACCCGAGTGCGTTCGCACCTTCGCAATTGATCATTGCTCATGCCGCGTTAAGCGATCCTGCGCTAGGTCATCTGACACACGATCAGCGCATTGGTCGCCAAGGCTTCGGGCTGGCGTATGCGAAGCCGGACACTACCGACGTGAAACTCGAGGCATGGAAAATCATCCGTGCCCGGGACGGCCACTACGACGTTGAAGTCGATGCCGGGAATTTCGCGCTGCATCTTTCGCTGATGCCAACGCAAGCGCCCTTGCTCCAGGGCGAACACGGCTACTCCCGCAAAGGTCCGCGGCCCGAGCAGGCGAGCTATTACTACAGCGAGCCGCACTTGCGCGTGAGCGGCAGCGTAGTTCGACCAGTCGCGGCAGGCAGCAAATCGACGGGCGAAACGGCCGTTACCGGCGCGGCATGGCTCGATCACGAATGGTCGAGCACGCTGCTCGATACCAACGCGGTCGGATGGGATTGGCTCGGCGCCAACCTGACGGATGGTTCAGCCTTGATGGCATTCAAAGTCCGCAGTCGCGATGGACACGCGGTATGGGCACATGCAGCGCTCAGAAATCGCGACGGTCAGGTGACGACGTTTAGCCGCGATCAGGTCGACTTCATTCCGCTTCGCACATGGCGCTCGCCACGCACGAACACGTTATATCCCGTCTCGATGATGGTCAAAACCGGCGCGCTTACGTGGCGCCTCGATCCGTTAATGGACGACCAGGAACTCGACTCTCGTCAATCGACCGGCGCAGTGTATTGGGAAGGTGCCGTGCGGGTGAGCCGCGACGGCGCGGACGTCGGACGGGCCTATCTGGAGCTGACGGGTTACGCGAACGCGATCCGGATCGGGAAGGAGTAA